TTTTGAATAGCAAGGAAGTGCAAACCTCCACAGGCTTTCTTTGCTGCTTCCCAAGCTTCAGCTTCACTTGTGGATGCAGGATTTTTCTTGTAAGTCGCATAAATGTAGCGGGTAGAGATACCCACCGACAAAATTAACGAAGCCTTGTCAACATCAGCTTCAATCGAACAGACTTCCAAGCCATTCATCCAAGCTGTACTAGTCCACAATCAAAAGACGATGGTGAAACAcaaattgtaaaaaatattttttttaaaaaaaacatttctacACAACACATTCTTTGGGTCTCATTAAAAGGCTAGAAGTATCCAAAGATGTTGCTGGCTATAGGAGCCCGAGTATACAGATGGGTTGACCAAATTCAACCTTAAACCAACATTCCTCAATGAACATACTTTAACTATGACCTACATATCCCCCTTGACATTCGGAAATAGGGAGATATGTTTTCAGCTGCTATAGTTTGATGTCAGAAGTTTCTAACAGTTCTCGCAGATAATCATATCATTTGTCCAATCACACTGCCAATTTAGACCAGCTCATCTGAGTAAAATTGAAAAGCAAATAAAAGATTTTGAATGGATTGATATACAGAAATTAATACGAGATACATTCAAAAGAATAGAAGAGACGAGATTCGTAAAATCGATGTGaaatagttttaatttatttagctTGAAAcaagaaattttcatattatgtaaGGAATAAAATGTTTTGGTATGCATAAAGAAGGAAAGTGTATCAAGCAAATTTGGACATAGGCCAATTGTTTGATACTTGTAAGTGCCCAGCAAATAGAGAAGGAAATAGATTTCAAATCGAAATGAGTGGATAGACACTCTGTCCTTAGAAAACATGGAGAAGCTTTGAGTACAACAGACGTGTTTATGAAtgaaatttgatcaatttttcaAGCCCCAATTAACTGACACCAAACGCTTCAATCACATTTTTTGGTAAATTGAAGAGTTATTATCCTCAAAGGCGAAAGAATGTTGCCATCATCTAACAAGTAGATAATAACATGCAGTACTTGAAGCGCAACTCTGTTTACATCAATGGTGACAGTTACCACATCAATATATGTGCAGAACCATCTTTGCTACAAGAAGCCACAACTCCAGGAAAGGTGAATTTTCAACAATACTGAACAAATGCAATAACAGTTTTCAATAAAGAATAGACAACCCACGGTGAGATAATATCATTTCAAGAAAATGATGTGAGAATCTGTTGTGAAGAAATAAAGAGATCCTTCTATATCGAAATCtcaattaacaaaataataggAAATTTTGGATCACCCGATGCTTCTCCACTCTAGCTCACCAACATAGACTTGTCTATATAATATAGGTAACTTTAATCTTTAATTGAGCAATCAGAGTCAAATTACCACTTCTGCCGAGAAATACATCATCAGACCATTTGAAAAAagtaatgaatatttttatgaaaaaaatcacatttgaGAATGGTATAAGTAGTCTAATTAGTCTTGCTTCATGAGGGTTCAACCTAATGTCTCGGTGTTTTGGCCGACAACCCCCATCTCTGCAAATACTAATTGACTAGCATTTTGGTCATGACAAATGGTTGCACCTTTGAAACGGTTCAATGCGCATATGAACTAGCAtgaaatgattttgatgttataaaaTTAAGTAGATTAAATTTACTCGAGAAAAGGGGGAAGAAAAAGGAAAGTAGTTCAAATTATACTGATAGAGCGCATGAGAGTTATAAAAGAAGTATGAAGGAAACTTGTCAATCTAGGAACAATGCATGTGCTCATGAATTGTCATAATCCATTAATAcaataaagttaaaaagaaaaaaaaatatagtacaGCTCTGATACCTGCTAATGGTTTTGCACGTGAGGATGCAACTGCTAGTCCAGGAATCAATGTGTTGTCCTCAATTTCGATCCCCAGAAGATCCAAGTCCAAACTTGAGCCAAAAACCAACCTAGTCTCCAGGTTAGATACTTCCTTACGAACAGCTACAAACAAGATAAATTGTAAGTCCATAATTTTAAAGGTACAATAATATTAGAAATTCATGTTCAACTTGATATCGGTTCTAATCCAAGTTTATCTTCTCAAAATGAGAAATATGGCAAGTTATAGTACAGAAGAGGAAATCTATTCTTATTACAAATCATCAAGAGCTAAACTAGATTAGTTGTTCCAGAGTGTTAGAATTAAATCTACCTGAAACGGGCAACTGGACAAAAGCCCACTTTTCTCCATACAGATTCTCAGGAAGTTCCATTGGAAAAGGATTGTCAAGTGCAAGAAGTGGCTTGGCTCCTTTTTGAAAACCAGGATGGCGAGTATAAACAGTTTCGTAGCGGTCTTCAAGCCAAAGGACAAGTGATAAGCACTGAAATATAGCAGCATACAAGAAATCTGTTTTTAGACAATTGTGCATTAAAATAGCAAAATATTGCAGTATCTtggtcattattttttatattagaaAAGACCTTTTGTTATGTCATGGATCAAAGATCATTTAGGCATTACTGAAGTCTTGTGTATACACATAAATGAGCTATTCATTTTCagatcatataaaaatatggaAATGAAGCAATGCATTGTATATCAAACTAAAGCTTGACTTGGGGGGAGAATTTACCAGGAAAGAAAGGGAGAGCTAAGCTAATTTTGAATGAATGCAATATGTGCTTTACCAGCAAAATAGGTAGGATGAACTTAGGGATGGAAAAATCAAACACAACTTGTCTCCAACATTTGAGGGTCGTGGGTGCTCACTttcttttaacataaaattgCAGGTAGAGAAAGATATGAATTCGTGACTAACAGCATCTACACGCCTTAACATTAAGGCCAGAACCAAAGCAGCAACTAACTTTTTTTGTGCTTATTTAGTATCTGCTTTTTAATTTCCTCtatacataaacaaaaaaaatatcggGGGAACGGTCAATGTAGATCCGTGCTAGAAAATTGGATTGAAATGTTGTATATATAGGGATAATAAAATTGGTGAAAATACCCGTTTGCTAGGAACAGGTTTGATGGCAAGTTCATTGCAAGCTCTTGTAATAATAGTTTGCATTTGTGACCTAAAAATGGAGAACAATTGATGAGAGAATTGAAAATGTAAAACAGTTGAGAGGATGTAAGTTAAGAGTACCTGAAGAATCTGATTTTATCGGGTAATGGGATGCCTAAGTCATTAGATATAGATAGTAAAGCATCTTTCAAAGTGATACTATTGATAAGATTATTAGGAAAATATTTGGTATACTGAAGAGAGAGGGAATCATCACAAACAAGAAGCTCCCATAATTTTTTCCCTCTAATATCAAGAATTGGTCTTGAACAAAAATCCAATTCCCACTCAGATATGCTCTCAGGATCAATTTCAGGGTCAAGATAAACAAGTTCAGCAGTGGGATCGTCGTCCTCCTCTTCTTCCAAAttagtagatgaaagagaagaaGCTTCAGAAACTGATGGAATATGAACAGACTTCACCTTACATTTTGGTAAACATATTGCAACTGATTTAAAGGGGAATACACTGAAATTGGAAATCGCTTTATGAGTTTGAAGTAAAGGGAGACTGCAGCTTAGACAAGCCATGAAAcccaaattatttatttttttttatttaaaagataagGGAAACTAGAAGAAATCCTATCTCTTTCTTCCACCTAAATATCGCCACGCTTCTGCATTTCTCCAACCTTATGTACGTTAGTACACTCTTCTACTAATCCTAATTTGTCCTTTGCCCAATTCAACAATTCCAaactttttatgtatatatatatatatatatatatatatatatatatatatattagaaaacTGTACAAAATAGCAaatcattaattataattaaatattttaatcacAATTTCATTTAATATAATCCGTGGCAAATAATTGTCATTCACATCTCTCTCCCTGAATTTCTAGCTCGTCACTTTCAATTTCTCGTTGGGCAgtctctctctcgcctctctcactttataaaaaacacaaatgtataaaatgtgtttgtgtttataTGAAGCGAGAGAAATACACAGACACACACATCTTTTCGTTCGCCTCTCTCCTCGTCcagttttcttttctctttctcgctttatacaaacacaaattatacaattgattattttgtatatatatatcgaaataaattatacaattaattcttttgtatacatatactgaaatatacatattaatagaCATAACAAACATAAAGTTTGTTATGGATCGCAATTATACACACTatagttataacatacaaatatgatttttatgtttactaaACCAAAAATTTACTCAAAAAATAAAGGCCCAATATAATAAGGTCTGTAAAAATCACATATCCTATCACTACTCTTTTCTAAATTAcgaaaatttctcaaaaaattaaaactgcGGATACATCATTTAACGTCTCGATACATCCCATTTCGATTTCAGACACATCGCTAAACGTCTCAATATATCGCTTCCTAATTTCGTATACATCACTCAACTTCTGATTTATTGCATCCCGATACATTACCTTTGTTGATACAAGACATACTTGTTTCGATACACCATTCAACATCCCGCTATAGTGCGCCCCAATACATTAACTTTGTTGATATGATACATTTCTTGATATATCGTGTTCCGATATATCACCTAAAGGTGATGTATACAAAAATAGGAGAGTAatgatttttgtaaaaaatattaattgacagggaattttaaaatatataattaatataatttgtgcACTTAGGTAATTTTtgcatataattaatataaatttaatatcaaGATTGTTAAGAAAACTATTAAATAGCATTGAaccaatattttatttgtttcaacAAAAATTTTAGCATAAATAAAGTAATGTAGCTTCATTCAAAAATAAACTTTCAAGTTATTATAGAATGTACATAAACATATTTTCCTATAGAATATATGACACAAGCACAGCACAATAATAGATAGAGATATATAgggattttcttattttgttttcctTAGATAAAGTATTTGTACACCTgcaactatatattttttttgaattaataaaacatgGAAGATTGCTCTATTCTCCCATTTTACATGGTATCAATGCCGtgtgtcattttttttttgtcttttcaaaTCGGTGTTGCCAGCTAGCTCACAAAATTATTTGTAAGTGACTTGGTTGGTTACTTTTGATACTGAGAGGTACTTGGAAATTGATATTTCAATCTCACAGCCAACATGGGGTGGTCCACCTCGCCCGATATGTAAGAATCAAAATCTGGTAGCTGGCAAGGAAGAGTGTGTGATGCGTAAGCTCCTGTGAACTATTTCAGACAGTTTTTGCATACGATTCACGTAAGGGCGTGTGTAAAATCTAAATcgaacatatatttatttctagTACCATCTAAATATTTGCGGGTCAGATTTTGTGGTCTTTTTTTCAATAGACCTCAGTTGGGTTATTTTTCAATTATCCCAAATTCCTTAAATTGTATTTATCTTCGGTAAAATCGATTGACAtgtatttgttgatttttgtgttgGATTGCTGCTAAAATTTTGGTCTAATTTTCCTCTCTCtaacttgatttattttttactctaaGTGAACAATTAGTTTGATTGGATCAACCAAACTCTATTAACTCTTGGAAATATCTGGAAATCTGTTGGGATATTTCTACTTCGTGAAATTTTGTTGGTTTCACCtctcaatttatttttgttatatttaatatttaatttgaataatgAGTGATCATAGTATGGTAACTCAAAGGTCTAATGTTCTTGGAGCTTCTAGTTTTTTATCTCACAAAATGAATTTGGTTTCGATTGAGGAGTTAGTTATATTCTCTTGATATCAAAAAACCACTTCAGTTATTGCTTTTGCTAAGTCCTATGAAGTATGTCTTGCTACCGCTTCAAATAAATGGGTCGCTGATCAGGTGCTACAAATAACATGACATGTAATCCTAATATCTTATCAAGATTTTGACCATACAAAGTACTATCTCCCAATAATGTAGATGATAGATCAACTTGTAACAATATTGGATCTGGAAATGTTAATCTAACCCCTCAAGTACCCTGCCATTTCTCTTGAATCTACCAAAATTGTCATTTCTTAATCTTACAACGAATCATGTATTTAGAAAaggatatgtatatgatgatctctACATCTTCGATGACTAGGAGTATCAACGTATTGCCTGCTCCAGTGTTGTAATTCCATTTGAAGCATATTATCTATTGGGACATCCTTCCCTACCTTAGTTGAGGAAGCTTAGTCCACAATTTCAGGATATTTCTTTCTTGGACTGTGAGTCATGTCGATTTGCAAAACACTATCATATCTTGTTATGTCCAAGGATTAATAATCGAGTTGCGTCACCTTTTGAGTTAGTCCATTCTGATGTCTGAGGACCATGTCCAGTTATTTCTGAAACAGGGcataaatattttgtcacttttttagatgatttttctCGAATGACTTGAATGTACTTTATGAAGAGTCTATATGAAGTGTTTACTCATTTCCTGCATTTTGTGCTGAAATTAAAACTTAGTTCAATGCCTCAGTCCGTATTCTAAGGAGCGCTAATACTAAAGAATATATGTCAAAATTATTCAGATCCCACATGAGTCAACACGGTACTCTCCATCAGAATTCATGTGTTAATACACTCTCTCAAAATGGAGTTGCTGAGAGGAAGAATAGACATCTATTTGAGACAACTCGGGCTCTTTTGTTCCAAATGAAGGTTCCTAAACAATTTTGGGTTGATACAGTCCCTActgcttattttttttataaattacatGCCACCGACTATGTTTGATGGTAATGTGACTTATAATGTTCACATTCCAAATAAGTCACTATTTTTAGTAGAACCTAAGGTATTTGGAAGAACATGTCACGTTTGAGACGTTCGACCATCAATTACAAAGGTTGAACCCAAGGCATTCAAGTATGTTTTCTTGGGTTATTCTCTCCTTTGAAAAGGGATATAGATGTTGTTCTACTAAGCTTGGTAGATATTTGGTATCAATTGATGTGGTATTTTTTGACACTACACCATTCTTATATGAACCTCCTAATTCTACAAGTCAGGGGGAGGAAGAATAGTGGTTAGTCTACCAGGTTATTCGTGTTGTGACTAAAAAATCAAGAAGATGTTGTTCTTACCTATTACAATCCTTCTGTTGGGCACCAATCCGCTATTGTTCCATCAGTTCCTATTGTACATGCTCTATCAAGACCGCCTATTGTTCAAGTTTACTTGAGCAGGTGGGAAATCGATGATACAATTCCTTTATCATCAGATGTTACTCTTCTTAATCCTCCAAAATATCATGACCTCCATATTGCTCTTCGAAAAGGTACACGTCAGTGTAAATCCACATTTTCCATTTCTAACTTTGTCTATTTGTGATCACTTATCAGCTGCATCTAGGTATCTAATTGCCTCTCTAGACTCTATATCTATTACCAAAATAGTGAAGGATGCCTTGAACTATCCTGGATGGCATGACGCAATGCTTGAGGAAATACATGCTTTAGATGAAACACTTCATATTTGGTAGATTTAACCAAAGGAAAGAAATCAATTGGATGCAAATGGATCCTTGCTGCCAAATTTAATCATGATAGCTCTGTTGCAAGACTTAAGGCCAGACTTGTGGCTAAAGCTATGCCTAGACTATGATGTAGATTATTCTGAAACCTTCTTCGCAATAGCTAAAGTCGCCTTTGTTCGCTTGTTTATTTCTTTGGCTGCTTCTCAGCATTGGCCCTTCAATCAATTGGATATCAAAAATGCATTTCTTCATGGTGATCTCAATGAAGAAGTgtatatggagcaaccacctGGATTTGTTTCTCAGGGGAAGTATGGGAAGGTTTGTCGTATGAGAAAATCTTTATATGGTCTAAAGAAAAGTCCTCGTGCTTGGTTTGGAAAATTTAGCGATGTAGTTCAGGAATTTTGATTGAAGAAGAGCAAGTGTGATCACTATGTTTTCTATGGACAGTCAATAATTGGTATTATTGTTTTGGTTGTTTATGTTGACGATATTGTTATTACAAGAGTTGATTGTACAGGAATTTATTTCTCTGAAGGAGTTTTTACATGTTAATTTTCATACCAAAGATTTGGGGCAACTGAAATACTTCTTGCTGTCGAAGTAGAAAGAAGCGAGAAAGGAAGTTTCCTATCCCAAAGAAAGTATGCACTTGATCTACTTGCTGAAATTGAAGAATTGGGAGCCAAAACATGTTGCGAACCAATGGTTCCTAATGTCATCTTACTAAGGACTATAGTGATCCTCTTAATGATCCAGACATATATAGGAAATTAGTTGGGAAATTGAACTACCTCATAGTGACCCATCCCCATATTGCATATGTAGTcaatatttttagtcaatttatgTTGCACCGACAATCAGCATTGGGAAGCCTTAGAACAGGTCTTGTGCTACTTCAAAGGAGCTTCTGGCCTTGGTATTTTTTATAGTGACCATGGATATACTCGTATTGAGTGTTTTGCAGATGTTGATAGGTTGGATCAAGAATTGATAGAAAATCTACTACTGACTATTGCGTTTTTGTTGGTGGCAATTTTGTATCTTGAAGGAGTAAGAAAAGAATTGTTCTATCTCGATCTAGTGCAGAATCTGAGTGTAGAGCTATGACTCAATCCGCATGTGAAATACCATGGATTCATCCCCTTTTAGTTGAGATCGGATTGAAACCTTTGTCTCCAACAAAACATTTGTGTGATAATAAGACTGCTCTACACATTGCCTCAAATCAGTGTACCTTGAATAGACTAAACATATTGAGGTTGACTATCACTTTGTTTGTAAGAAGATTCAATAGAACATAATTTCTACTggatataaaaagaaaagagagcaATTGAGTGATATATCTACTAAGGCTTTAAATGGAACTTGGGTAGGCATTAATAATATCTATGCTCCAACTTTAGGGGGGAGTGTTATAgaatgtacatatatatattttttgctaTAGGATACATAGCACAATCACAACACAATCATAGATAGATATATTTAGGGATATTCTGATGTTCTCCTTAGATAGATTACTAGTACACCTACAAATACCTctcctttttatattattaaaacacGGAAGATTGCTCAATTCTCTTATGTATTTTACAcaagtatatttttttggatTAATTATGGGTCATTCATTTCTTCCTTTG
This window of the Solanum pennellii chromosome 2, SPENNV200 genome carries:
- the LOC107011502 gene encoding protein TAB2 homolog, chloroplastic, coding for MACLSCSLPLLQTHKAISNFSVFPFKSVAICLPKCKVKSVHIPSVSEASSLSSTNLEEEEDDDPTAELVYLDPEIDPESISEWELDFCSRPILDIRGKKLWELLVCDDSLSLQYTKYFPNNLINSITLKDALLSISNDLGIPLPDKIRFFRSQMQTIITRACNELAIKPVPSKRCLSLVLWLEDRYETVYTRHPGFQKGAKPLLALDNPFPMELPENLYGEKWAFVQLPVSAVRKEVSNLETRLVFGSSLDLDLLGIEIEDNTLIPGLAVASSRAKPLAAWMNGLEVCSIEADVDKASLILSVGISTRYIYATYKKNPASTSEAEAWEAAKKACGGLHFLAIQNDLNSDDCVGFWLLLDLPPPPV